GAGCGCGGCCGCCCCGCCGCGCGGTCTGGCGCCGCGGCCGGCTTCGGCTCCGGTCGCACCGCTCGTCGCCGAGCCGGAGCCGGACTACGACGCCGAGTGGGAACGTCGCGGGATCAGCCCGGCCGATCAGGAGATCTGGCTGGCCAACGGTCTTCGACCGTCCGAGTCCGGCGTGGCCGATCGATGCCGGTCGGCCGACATCGCCCCGACCGACCTCGGCAAGAAGCTGTCCGGCCGGACCGCGCTTCAGCGGCTGCGCGATGGAGAAGCCAGTACTTCCGTGTGGGCCCGGATTCGAGAGGCCGAACAGCAGCCTCGTCGGGCCGGCACCAGACTGACCGGACGCTTCCAGCTGAGCTGATGCCTTAGACTGTGAGACGGACCCCCGCGGCGTCCATCTCATCAACCCCCCCAGGGCCGGAAGGCAGCAAGGGTCCGTGAGCTCTGACGGGTGCGGGGGTCCCCTTTCGTCTCGGCGTCGTCGCCCCTCGGGCCCGGTGGGTCGGGGCGTCGCAGGTCATGGAGTTGCCGGGATTGCTCGTAGATGAGTGTCGGTGCCACCACGTACGCTCGCAGCGTGGCATTGGCTCTGTATCGCAAGTACCGCCCGGCAACCTTTTCCGAGGTGGTCGGGCAGGAGCACGTCACCGATCCGCTGCGCACCGCGCTGGCCGCCGGGCGCATCAACCACGCCTACCTCTTCTCCGGCCCCCGGGGCTGCGGAAAGACGTCGTCGGCGCGCATTCTGGCCCGGTCGCTCAACTGCGTGCAGGGCCCGACGCCCGACCCGTGCGGAGTCTGCCCGTCGTGCATCGCACTGGCTCCCGAAGGGCCTGGTTCCCTCGACGTGGTCGAACTCGACGCCGCCAGCCACGGTGGGGTCGACGACACCCGCGAGCTGCGCGACCGGGCCTTCTACATGCCCGCCGAGTCGCGCTACCGCGTGTTCATCATCGACGAGGCCCACATGGTCACGCCGCAGGGGTTCAACGCGCTGCTGAAGATCGTCGAGGAGCCGCCGGAGCATCTCGTCTTCATCTTCGCCACCACCGAGCCCGACAAGGTCCTCACCACGATCCGGTCGCGCACCCATCACTACCCGTTCCGGCTGATCCCGCCGGCCACCCTGCGCACCCTCCTCGAACGCCTCTGCGCGGAAGAGCGGGTCACTGTCGAGCCGGCGGTGTTCCCGCTGGTCATCCAGTCCGGCGGCGGCTCGGCCCGCGATTCACTTTCGGTGCTCGACCAACTGCTGGCCGGAGCCGGTGACGACGGCGTCACCTACCGGCATGCGGTCGCGCTGCTCGGAGTCACCGACGCGGCCCTGCTCGACGAGATGGTCGATGCCCTGGCCGCCGGGGACGGTGCATCGGTCTTCGGGGTGGTCGACAAGGTGGTGGAAGCCGGACACGATCCGCGGCGTTTCGCGGCCGACCTGCTGCAGCGGATGCGCGATCTGGTGATCTTGTCCGCCGTTCCCGACGCCGCGTCGAAGGGCCTCATCGATGCTCCGGACGATCAGCTCGCTTTGATGACGATCCAGGCCGAAAGGCTCGGATCAGCAACGGTTTCCCGGTTCGCCGAGACCTTGCACGCCGGGTTGGTCGACATGCGCGGCACCACCTCGCCGCGCCTGGTGCTGGAACTGATGTGTGCGCGAATGCTGCTTCCGGCCGCATCGCTCGCCGACGGCGCGCTCCTGCAGCGGCTGGAACGCATGGAGCGCCGGATGTCCATCGCCGGGGAGGACCCGGGTCCCGGCACCGGGCAGCAGGCGCGGTCGTCGAACCCGCTGCCCCCGGCCGATCACGCGCCGGCACCGGTGACGCAGGCGGCCGCCACGAATGCCGCCCGGGACCGCCCGGCCGGGGCGGGCCGTGACGAATCGAGTCGCCCCGTCGACGCGAGCCGTCCGGCCGAGTCCGCCCGGCCGCCCGCGCCCGAGGTGGGCCCGCCCGCACCCGAGTCGCGGCCCCCCGCCCCCGAGTCGCCCGCCGAACCGGCTGCCCGCTTCCGTCGCCCCTCCCAGGCCGGTGCCCCGGCATCTACGCGGTCCGCTCCCGAGCCCGGCTCGGATTCCCGGCCGTCGGCGCCGATCACGCCCCCTCCGGCTGGCCGGACCGCCGCCCCGCCGTCCCGACCGGCCGGTCCGGACCTGGGACTTCCCGCGCCTCCGCGCCTGTCCTCCCAGCGGCCACCGGTCGGCTCCTCCGCCGCGCGCCCGGTCGATGCGCCGCCGGAGCGTCGAGCGGAGGACGCCAACCGAGCCACGCAACCCGAGCGCGCCCGGGAACGGCCACCCGCAGCGGGCGGACCGACCGGCGACGGACCGCAGCGGGCGGCCGAATCGCAACCGCCGTCCAGCCGGCGACCGGCCGAATCACCGCCACCGTCCGGCCAACGGCCGGCCGGGGTGGAAGCGGCGTCAGCTGCGGCCCCCTCCGGCGGCGTTGACGTGACGGACGTGCGCCGAGTGTGGAACGAGGTGCTGGCCGTCGTGCAACGCCATCGGCGCACCACGCAGATCCTGCTGGCCTCGGCGACTGTGGCCTCGGTCAGCGGCGGCGCGCTGAACCTGACCATGCCCGCGGCCGGCATGGCCCGCCGCGTGGTCGAGCCGGCCAACGCCGACCTGCTGAGGGCCGCGCTGAAAGAGGTCCTTGGTGTCGACTGGGCGATCCGTTGCGAAGCGGCGGATGGCGGCTCTCCGGCCGGCAACGGCCGCGGCGCACCGTCATCTGTCGGCCCGCAACGCGGTGGTCAGTCCAAGGGACCGGTGTCCGACCTGGTTCCGCCGCCGGACGAGGACGACATCCCGGACGACTACGGCTACGACGTCGACCCGTCGGCCCCGAAAGCGGTCGTGCGTGATCCGGAGGAGATGGCCATCGAACTGCTGACCACTCAGCTGGGTGCCAAGCGCCTCGATCCCCTGGGGTAGCCACTTCCGTCCCGATGGACATCGGATCGGCCGGTCAGGCGGTCGGCGGCGCCGCCACGTCGACTGCGGCCAACTCGTCGGTCAAGCCCAGCAGTTCCCAGCGGCTCAACGCGATCGGGACATTCCCGTTGAGCCACAGGAAATCATGGATCGGCTGCAGCGCGGTGTCGCGACCGCCCAGCCGGACGGCATCGGCGATCAGGGCGAAGATCTGTGACTTCCCGATCTGGTAGGAGATGGCCTGGCCCGGTCCCTCCGCGAAGGCAGCGGCCTCCTCGCGGGCGGTGCCCATGTCCATCGGCACCTCCGAGGCCAGGTACTCCGCAGCTGAATCGATGCCCAGTTGGCCGGTGGCCAGGCCCACGTCCACCTTCACCCGCAGCGCGCGTAGCCGCATGAAGTTGTAGATGATCTCCCGCGTGTCCGGTGCGTCGTCGAACAGACCCGCGGCCAGCATCATCTCCTCGTTGTAGAACGCGATGCCCTCATTGGGGCCGGAATCGTAGAAGTGCCGTCGCAGCGGGCGTTCGTGGCGCCAGGACAGTGCGAGTTGCTGATAGTGGGCCCCTTCATGGACGATCCCGGCCCGAGGGTCGATCGCGTTGGCCGCGTAGAAGTACGGCAGATCAGCTCCCGGGGGCGGGGTGTAGCTGATCGCGTTCTCCTGCAGCCGGGCCGGTGATGTCAGGTCGTCGGCGACGCCGAGGAAACGCAACGGCTCCAGGTAGTCCGGCATCTCGGCGATCAGGTAGTGCCGCAGGGACTCCGGCTGGGTGAGCAACCCGTGCCCGACGTAGAAGTCGCGGACCTGTTGTTCCAGCTCACCCTGCCGTCGGACCTGGGTCGCCGTGTCCCGGGGCAGGACGGCGGGCGGTCGCGGCCGCCCGTACCGGCGTCCCCGCTCGATCTGTTCCAGGGCGATCGCGCGGTCGAGCTCGGCGGTGCCGACGGCCAGCAACTCGGACGGGGTGAACGGCATCACCGCTACCCGTCGCAGAAACCACTGGTACTGCTCGGACCCGACGGGGGTCCATCGCGCCATGGTCGGGAGACCGGCGATCAGGGCACCACGGAAGTCCAGCAGCGCCTCCGCCGCGACTGCGCCGGCCTGACGGACCTCGTCGGCCAGCGACGGGGCCGCCGCACCGAGGGCGACCGACAGCGCCGAACACCGCCGGTCGATGTCGGCCAGTTCGTCGATGGCCAGGGTGGCGAACTCGGCCACACTGTGTTCGGCCAGATTGTCCAATCCGTCGGCCAGGATGCCCGGAGCGGCCAGCAGCAGCCGGATCACCCCGAGCACCCGGGGCGCGTCAACGCCTGGGCGGAGCAAGGTGTCGAAGACGGTGCCCAACGCCTGGTCGATGTAGAACCGCGGCTGGCACTGCCAGGCCCGCACCACGTCCAGCTCCCAGGTGACGCGGTCGAGCAGGCTCGACAACAATCGATGGTCGATGACGTCGGCGGGCTGGGGGCCGGGATCGAGGGCGGCCAGTTCCGCGGCGAAGGCATTACGCTGCGTTCGGAGGGCAGCCACGGTGGCGGCGCTGAAGTCCGGGCGCCAGCCGTCCGGCCGGTCCAGCCGCGGGATGTCGTCACGGGTGCGGGGCTGGTGCCGGGCCCGCCAGTCCCAGATCCGCAGACCCAGATCCTCCAGCGGTGACGATGGATGCATGATCGGTGACGACCCCTCTGCCGCAATCGAAGTTTCCGGCGGACGCCCAATTGCCGGATTTGATCGCAGCAATTGTTTGCATGTCGCTATGGTCTGAATCGACCGCGAGCCTACCGGGTGGGACCGGCACCGCGCTTGCCGTTCACTCTCATGCCCTTCCCGCACCGAGCCAGGAACGGAGTCACCGATGGCCAAGGATCTGCGTGAGGTCGCTCGGCTCAGTGGCGTCTCGGTCAGCACCGCCTCCCGGGCCCTGGCCGGGTCGGCGTTGGTCAGCGCTTCTACCCGAGCCCGGGTGGAGCGGGTGGCCACCGAGATGGGCTATCGGCCGAACGCGAGTGCCCGGACGCTACGGACGTCACGGTCGCAGTTGGTCGGGCTGGTCGTCACCAATCTGGTGAACACCAGTTTCCGGGTGATTGCCGAGATCGTGCAGCAGCGATTGTCCGAGGCGGGGCACCAATTGGTCCTGTCGATCACCGACGGGGATCCGCGCCAGGAGCGCGACGCACTCCACACGCTCATGGAACTCAACGCCTCCGGAGTGGTGGCGGTCGGTTCGGACAGCCAGGCCTTCGCGGAGGTGAGATCACGGGGGATCCCCGTGGTCCACCTCGGTCGACGTCCGGGCAAGCTGGTCGGGGATTGCGTGCTCGGTGACGAAAGTGCCGGTGCGGCAGCAGGTGTGCGCCTGCTGTTGGAAAGAGGGCACAAACGGATCGGCATCGTCGCCGGACCGCCGACGGTGACCTCGGGGCGGGAGCGCCGACTGGGATACGAACAGACGATGGCGTCCGCCGGCCGCCCGGTGGACGAGGACTGGGCGGTGACCGGACCGTTCACCGCGCAAACGGGCCGGGACGCGGTCGACCGGTTGCTGGCATTGCCCCGGAGTCGCCGGCCAACCGCCCTGTTGGTCGCCAACCATGAATCCGCCTACGGAGCGCTCCCTCGCCTGCGGGAATTGGGCATCGACATCCCCTCCGAATTCAGTGTCATCTGCTACGAGGACGCCCCGATCATGCAGTGGTGGTCTCCCGCGATCACCGTGGTGGACAACCAGCCGGCGCAGATGGCCGAACTGGTCGCCCGTCTGCTGACGGCGCGTATCAACGGGTCGGGTGGGTCGGCGGCACGGCCGGCCGTGCACCGGATTCCCACCCGTTTGGTGGAGCGGGGATCGGTCGGCCCGGCACCGGGCCGATCGCCTGGTCGGTAGGGGGTCTCGGATCCGGCCGAGCCCGCATTCGGTGCGCTGGCGCTTGATGTTTTCCCATCTGTAACACCCGGCGTTGACATGGCAATCGGTCAGTGCAACGGTGTATGCAATCGTTTGCATTCCGCGGCGAGAAGCACCGGGTCCGTTGGGTGAACCGCGCCGGTGGGCGAAAGGGAGCAGATGCGCATACGCAGATGGACGGCCGGTGCGGTGGCCGCCTCCTTGGTGGTCACCGTCGCCGCGTGCGGCAGCAGCAGTACGGCCACGTCGACCAGCGCTCCGACGGCCGCCGGCTCCGGCGGCGCCGGGTCGAGCTCGTCGTCGGCCGCCGGGACCGTGACCAGCAGCGGCACCCTGGTGGTCGACACCGCCTTCCAGCTAAAGACCGCCGACCCGGGCCGGATGTTCGAACCCACCGGGCTTCTCATCGATCACGCGATGTATTCGACGCTGTTGACCTTCGCCGGCGACAACGTCAAGAAGCCCGTCCCTGATCTCGCGTCGTCCTACACCGCGTCCAAGGACGGCAAGGTCTACACGTTCAAACTCCGCACCGACGCCGTCTTCTCCGACGGCACCCCGGTGACCTCGGCCGACGTGGTCTTTTCGCTCAACCGGGTGGCCAACCTCAAGGGCAACCCGTCGTTCCTGATGGCCGGTATCACGGTGACCGCTCCCGACGCCCACACGGTCGTCCTGACCAGCGCCACCCCCAACCCGGCCATTCCGTTCATCGTGCCGAACTCCGCGCTCGGCATCCTGAACTCCAAGGCGGTCAAGGCCGCGGGTGGGTCCGACGACGCCTCGGCGGCAACGTCGGACAAGGCGGAAACGGCCCTCAACACCAAGTCGCAGGGCGCCGGTCCGTACACCCTGGATTCCTACAGCACCACCACGCAGGTGGTGATGGAGGCCAATCCGAAGTACTGGGGCACCAAGCCGAAATACGAGAAGATCATCGTCCGCAACGTCCAGGCCAACGTGCAGAAGCTGAACGTGCTCAAGGGCCAGTCGCAGATCGCGGTCGATCTGTCCCCGGCCCAGGCCGACGGCCTCGGGTCGAGCGTGCAGACGATCAACGGCGCCTCGCCCAACGTGTTCTTCCTGTTCACCAACAACAGCCCGGCCGTGTCGAAGGTGACCTCCAACCCCGATTTCCAGGACGCGGTCCGGTACGGCGTGGACTACGACTCCCTCGTCTCGCTGGCCGGAACCGGTGCCGTGCAGGCCAATGGCATCATCCCGACCATGTTCCTCGGTTCGCTCGCTGCCGGTACCGGCGTCAAGCGGGACCTGGCCAAGGCGAAGGCCGCGCTGGCCAAGTCCGGCCTGACCAATCCGACGGTCACGCTGTCCTACCCGAGCGACATCCAGGTCAACGGACTGAATTTCGGTGATCTGGCGGCCCGGGTTCAGGCCAACCTCAAGGATGTCGGTATCACCGTGAAGCTGGCGCCGGCGTCGGTGCAGACCGCGCTCGACTCCTACCGCGGCGGCAAGGAAGAAATGGGTCTGTGGGAATGGGGACCGGACTACCCGGATCCCAGCGACTACCTGAACTTCCTGCCCGGCCAGGTCGTCGGGAAGCGCGCCAACTGGCTGGCCGGTCAGTCGCCCGCCCTCGAGGCACTCGGCAAGCAGGCGGCGTCCACCATCGACGACGCGACCCGGGTCAAGCAGTACACGCAGATCCAGACCATGATGAACCAGTCCGGCCCGATCATGCCGCTGATCCAGCCGGCCCAGATCCTGGTCGCCGCGAACTCGGTGAAGAACGTGAAGGCGAACGCCCTCTGGTTGGTCGACCTCAGTGAGCTCGGTTAGCAGCGCGAAGACCTCAGTGGCGGTGCCGGGAGCGCGCAAGCGTTCCCGGCACCGCGATCTGTGGTTGTTCATCCTCAAGCGGCTCGGCATCGGGCTGCTGCTGGTTCTCGGGGCCACCCTGGTCTCGTTCATCCTGACCCAGTTGGTGCCGGGCGACCCGGCGGCCGCGAACCTCGGTCAGCAGGCGGTCGAGGATCCGGGCGCAGTGGCCGCCTTCCGTCACAAGTACGGCCTGGACAAACCGCTGCCGGTGCAGTTCCTGACCTACATCTGGAACGTGCTGCACGGTGATCTGGGGCTGTCCCAGCAGAGCCATCGGCCGGTTAGCACCGACCTGGCCGAGTACGTCCCGGCCACCTTCGAGCTGGCCATCTTCGCCATCGTGCTGTCCCTCCTGATCGGGGTCAGCCTCGGCATCCTGGCCGCCGTGACCCGAGATCGCTGGCCCGATCAGGTCCTGCGGGTGGTCAGCCTGGGCGGTGTGTCCATGCCGACGTTCTGGATCGCCCTGATGGCCTTCTACCTGTTGTTCTTCAAGTGGGGGATCCTGCCCGGCGGTGGGCGGCTCGACCCGACCCAGACCCCGCCGGACCACATCACCGGCATGTACACGGTGGATGCCCTGCTGCACGGCCAGTGGTCGTTGTTCGGCTCCGCGGTCTACCACCTGGTGCTGCCCGGCCTGGTGCTGGCCACCTACACCATCGGTCTGCTGCTGCGTTTCACCCGCGCGTCGGTGCTGGAGATCCTGGGCAACGACTATGTCCGGGCCGCGCGGGCCAAGGGCCTGCCGGAGCGGACCGTTGTGCTGCGGCACGTGCTGCGCCCGGCCCTGGTCTCGATCATCACCGTGGCCGGGGTGGCCTTCGGCAGCCTGCTCTCCGGGGCCGTGCTGGTCGAGAACATCTTCTCCTGGCCCGGTCTGGGCCAGTACGCCTACCTGTCGGCCATCAACCTCGACCTGCCGGCGATCATGGGCGTGAGCCTGGTGGTGGCGGTCGTCTACATCGCGATGAACCTCTTGGTCGACGTGCTGTACGGCGTCATCGATCCCCGGATCCGGCTCTCGTGAGCGCGCCCGAACCGGCCTTCGGCGCCGATGCGTTGATCACCGCGGACGCCCTCCCGGCGGAACCGACGGCGGCTCGACGGCGGTCGACCTCCCCCTGGCGGCAGCCGCTGGCCATCGTCGGCGTGGTGGTGGTCGCGGCCTGGGTCGTCATCGCCATCTTCGCCCCGCTGATCGCACCGTCGGACCCGCTGGCCCAGGACTTCGTGCAGCTCAAGGGACCGTCGGCGCAGCACTGGCTCGGCACCGACGAACTGGGTCGGGACGTGCTGTCCCGGGTCGTGTACGGCGCGCGGGTCTCGCTGCCGCTGGCCGTCCTGTTGGTCTTCGGCGCCATGCTGGTGGGCTCTGTCGTCGGCGCGCTGGCCGGGTTCTTCGGCGGCTGGGTGGACGCGGTCGGTATGCGGCTGGCCGACATCGTCTTCGCCTTCCCCGGCATCATCCTGGCCATGGCGGTGGCCGCGGCCCTCGGTCCGCAGCTGCGCAATGCGGTGCTGGCCGTGGTCGTCGTGTCCTGGCCGGCGTACGCCCGGTTGGTACGCGGACTGGTGCTCTCGGCCCGCAACTCGCAGTACGTCATCTCGTCGCGGCTGCTCGGGGCGTCACCACTGCGGGCGCTGCTGGTCGACATCCGGCCCAACGTGCTCGGCCCGGTCCTGGTGATGGCGGCCCTGGACGTCGGCAACGCCGTGCTGCTGCTGTCCGGCCTGTCGTTCCTCGGCCTGGGCGCGCAACCCCCGTTGGCCGAATGGGGCGCGATGGTGGCGGCCGGTGCCCAGAACTTCGACAAGTGGTGGATCGGTCTGTTCCCCGGCCTGGCCATCCTGACCGTCGTGCTGGCGTTCAACTTCATCGGGGACTCCCTCCGGGATGCCCTCGACCCGCGCACCGCAAAAGCGCTCAGAGACTAGGGCCGGAGATCATGCCTCTGCTGTCCATCGAGCATCTCAGCGTGGCGCTGAGCACCGCTCGCGGCTCGTTCAAGGCGGTCGACGACGTGTCGTTCTCCGTCGACACCGGGGAGATCCTCGGCATCGCGGGGGAGAGCGGGAGCGGCAAGACGATGACCGCGCTGACCCTGCTCGGTCTGCTGCCGCACGGGGCCCGGACGGCCGGCAAGGCGGTGTTCGACGGCACCGATCTGCTGACCATGTCGCCCAAGAAGATCCGTGCCGTCCGCGGCCGGCAGATCGCCATGGTCTCCCAGGATCCGGCGACCAGCCTGCACCCCATCCTGACCGTCGAGCGGCAACTCACCGAGCACATGCGTCATCACCTCGGGGTCAGCCGGAGCGAGGCCCGCACCCGGGCCGTCGACCTGCTGGCCACCGTCCGGATTCCGGACCCCGAGCAGGCCCTGACCGCCTATCCGGGACAGTTCTCCGGAGGGATGCGCCAGCGCATAGCCATCGCCGTCGCCCTGGCCTGCGAGCCACGGCTGCTGCTGGCCGACGAGCCGACGACGGCCCTCGACGTGACGGTGCAGGCCGGGATCCTGCGCCTGCTGCAACGACTCCGGACGGAACGGGGCCTGGCCGTCGTGATCATCACCCACGATCTGGGCGTGATGTCGGCGCTGGCCGATCGGGTCTGCGTGATGTACGGCGGACGGATGGCCGAGGTCGGCCCGCGATCGGAGATCCTCTCCGCCCCAAGGCATCCGTACACCCGGGGGTTGCTCGACGCCCTTCCGCACCCGGAGGGAGGCGCGGCCGAGCTCCGCCCGATCGCCGGCAGCCCACCCAGTCTGGGCAACGTGCCGACCGGCTGCCCGTTCCACCCGCGGTGTCCACACGCCGAGCCCGGCTGTTCCCTCGATCGGCCGGAGTTGGTCACGGTCGCACCCGGGCACCTCTTAGCCTGCCCGGTCGACCCGCTGGCCCGGCCCGTCCTGGAGAAGACCCGATGACCGCGTTGGTGAAGGTGTCCGGCCTGTGCGTCGACTACGGACGCGGGGGAGCCAGGGTGCGAGCCGTGGACGGCATCGATCTCACGGTCAGTCCGGGTGAGATCCTCGGCCTGGTCGGCGAATCCGGTTGCGGCAAATCGACCCTGGGCCGGGCCATGGTCGGATTGGAGCCGGCCGCCGAGGGCTCGGTCACGTTCGCCGGAAGTGCCGTTGCTCCGCTCGGCCGTCGCAAGCGGTCGGCCTCCCTGCGCCGGTTGCAGATGGTCTTCCAGGACCCATATTCCTCGCTCAACCCGCGACGCCGGGTCGGGGCTCTGATCGGTGACGGGGTCGCGCTCGGTGGCGGCACGAAAGAAGCTGCCGCGCAACGAGTGACCGCCCTGCTGGAGAGGGTCGGACTGCCGGCCGACGCCGCCGAGAAGTACCCGCACGAGTTCAGCGGCGGACAGCGGCAGCGCATCGCCATCGCCCGAACCCTGGCCGCCGATCCGGAGTGCCTGGTCGCCGACGAGCCGATCAGCGCGCTCGACGCCTCGGCCCAGGCCCAGGTGGCGAATCTGCTCGGCGAGCTGGTCCGGGAGACCGGCCTGGCCCTGGTGTTCATCTCGCACGACCTGTCGGTGGTCCGCCAGATCGCCGACCGGGTCGCCGTCATGTACCTCGGGCGCATCGTCGAGGTCGGCCCGACCGAACAGGTCTGGACCGCCCCGGTCCACCCGTACACCGAAGCTCTCATCGCCGCGATTCCTCGGGCCGACGGCGGTGGACTCCTGCCGGTCGACCTGCCCGGTGACGTGCCCGACCCGGCCAGCCCACCGTCGGGCTGCCGGTTCCACCCGCGCTGCCCGATCGCCGAGGATCGATGCCGCACGATCGATCCGGGCCCGGTGCTGATCAACGAGCGTGAGGTCGCCTGCCTGGTCCGGGCTCCGGCCGACTCGCTGGTGTGAACGTCCTGCCCGCCAACATCTTCGCCCGAGCTGTCAACTAGGAGCCCAACTGTGTGGTTGGTCAATGCCAACGTCGTCGACGTCCTCACCGGTGAGAAGCTGCGCGACCGGGCGGTTCAGATCGGTCCGGACGGTCGGATCGTCGAGGTGGCGTCGGCCCCGCCGGTCGGCGCGGCCGACGCGCAGGTCGTCGACGTCGCCGGGCGTTGGCTGCTGCCCGGTCTGATCTCCTGCCACACCCATCTCTCGGTGGTGTTCCCGTTCTCCGACACCGACGAGCGTGAGGATCCGGCCGTCACGGCGTATCGGTCGGCGACCCGGGCCCATCAGGCCCTGCAGGCCGGGATCACCACCATCCGGTGCGTCCACGAACAGAACCGGGCCGATCTGTCGTTGCGCCGGGCCGCGGCCCGGGGTTGGATCAGCGCCCCGCGGATCCGCGGTGCCGGGCGGGCGATCTCCACCGTCGGCGGCCACGGTGAGGGAGCCGCGACCGCCTACGCGACCGGCGAGGAAGAGTTCTACCGTGCGGCGGCGGCCGAGATCGCGGCCGGCGCTGACCACGTGAAGATCTTCATCAACGGCGGCCTGGCCAAGGCCGGCGAGCACTACGACTCGCAGGAGATGGCCGACGAGGAGATCCGCGGTGTCGTCCGGGCCGCCCGGGACAGCGACAAGTACGTCGTGGCCCACTCCGGCGAGTCCATCGCCATCCGGCAGGCGCTGGCCCAGGGCGTGACGTCCTTCGAGCACGCCTACCGGCTGGACGAGGAGACGGCGCGGCGCATGGTCGGTCCGGACATCTTCCTCACCCCGACGCTGTGCGTCACCCGCAGCGAGTCCTGGATGCGGGCCAACCATTTCGAGGAGCACTCGATCCAGCAGGCCCTGGCCGCGGCCGACGACCACCTGCTGAGCATCCAACGGGCCATCCGGGCCGGTGTCACGCTGGTGAACGGAACCGACTACCCCCCTGGTGATCTGGTCGACGGGGTGCCCGCCGCGGTCCACGAGATGCTGCTGATGGCCGAGGCCGGCCTCACCCCGCTGCAGGCGCTGCAGTCCGTCTCGACCCAGGCCGCGCGGTTGCTGCGGATCGACGACCACGTCGGACAGGTCCGGCCGGGCTACGTCGGCGATCTGATCGCCGTCGACGGCGACCCGCTGGACGATCTCGATGCGCTGCGCCACATCTCGCTCGTCGTGCAGGCCGGTTCGATCATCCGTGGTGCGGCGTGACCGGGGCCGGCCACCCCACCCGCCACCGCGACGGATCGCCGTGGGAGGACCGCGCCGGATACAGTCGGGCGGCCCGCGCCGGCGAGTGGGTCGCGGTCAGCGGGACCACCGCTCCGGACGGGGCGCAGCGATTTCCCGGTGACACCTTCGGTCAGGCGACGGCCGCCCTGGAACAGGTGATCGCCGCGGTGGAGCACCTGGGGGGCAGCCGGTTCGACATCATCCGGACGCGGCTCCTGCTGGTCCCGGGGGCCGACGTGGACGCGGCCTCGCGG
This window of the Nakamurella panacisegetis genome carries:
- a CDS encoding DNA polymerase III subunit gamma and tau, which gives rise to MALALYRKYRPATFSEVVGQEHVTDPLRTALAAGRINHAYLFSGPRGCGKTSSARILARSLNCVQGPTPDPCGVCPSCIALAPEGPGSLDVVELDAASHGGVDDTRELRDRAFYMPAESRYRVFIIDEAHMVTPQGFNALLKIVEEPPEHLVFIFATTEPDKVLTTIRSRTHHYPFRLIPPATLRTLLERLCAEERVTVEPAVFPLVIQSGGGSARDSLSVLDQLLAGAGDDGVTYRHAVALLGVTDAALLDEMVDALAAGDGASVFGVVDKVVEAGHDPRRFAADLLQRMRDLVILSAVPDAASKGLIDAPDDQLALMTIQAERLGSATVSRFAETLHAGLVDMRGTTSPRLVLELMCARMLLPAASLADGALLQRLERMERRMSIAGEDPGPGTGQQARSSNPLPPADHAPAPVTQAAATNAARDRPAGAGRDESSRPVDASRPAESARPPAPEVGPPAPESRPPAPESPAEPAARFRRPSQAGAPASTRSAPEPGSDSRPSAPITPPPAGRTAAPPSRPAGPDLGLPAPPRLSSQRPPVGSSAARPVDAPPERRAEDANRATQPERARERPPAAGGPTGDGPQRAAESQPPSSRRPAESPPPSGQRPAGVEAASAAAPSGGVDVTDVRRVWNEVLAVVQRHRRTTQILLASATVASVSGGALNLTMPAAGMARRVVEPANADLLRAALKEVLGVDWAIRCEAADGGSPAGNGRGAPSSVGPQRGGQSKGPVSDLVPPPDEDDIPDDYGYDVDPSAPKAVVRDPEEMAIELLTTQLGAKRLDPLG
- a CDS encoding DUF885 family protein, yielding MHPSSPLEDLGLRIWDWRARHQPRTRDDIPRLDRPDGWRPDFSAATVAALRTQRNAFAAELAALDPGPQPADVIDHRLLSSLLDRVTWELDVVRAWQCQPRFYIDQALGTVFDTLLRPGVDAPRVLGVIRLLLAAPGILADGLDNLAEHSVAEFATLAIDELADIDRRCSALSVALGAAAPSLADEVRQAGAVAAEALLDFRGALIAGLPTMARWTPVGSEQYQWFLRRVAVMPFTPSELLAVGTAELDRAIALEQIERGRRYGRPRPPAVLPRDTATQVRRQGELEQQVRDFYVGHGLLTQPESLRHYLIAEMPDYLEPLRFLGVADDLTSPARLQENAISYTPPPGADLPYFYAANAIDPRAGIVHEGAHYQQLALSWRHERPLRRHFYDSGPNEGIAFYNEEMMLAAGLFDDAPDTREIIYNFMRLRALRVKVDVGLATGQLGIDSAAEYLASEVPMDMGTAREEAAAFAEGPGQAISYQIGKSQIFALIADAVRLGGRDTALQPIHDFLWLNGNVPIALSRWELLGLTDELAAVDVAAPPTA
- a CDS encoding LacI family DNA-binding transcriptional regulator, which encodes MAKDLREVARLSGVSVSTASRALAGSALVSASTRARVERVATEMGYRPNASARTLRTSRSQLVGLVVTNLVNTSFRVIAEIVQQRLSEAGHQLVLSITDGDPRQERDALHTLMELNASGVVAVGSDSQAFAEVRSRGIPVVHLGRRPGKLVGDCVLGDESAGAAAGVRLLLERGHKRIGIVAGPPTVTSGRERRLGYEQTMASAGRPVDEDWAVTGPFTAQTGRDAVDRLLALPRSRRPTALLVANHESAYGALPRLRELGIDIPSEFSVICYEDAPIMQWWSPAITVVDNQPAQMAELVARLLTARINGSGGSAARPAVHRIPTRLVERGSVGPAPGRSPGR
- a CDS encoding ABC transporter substrate-binding protein, with the protein product MRIRRWTAGAVAASLVVTVAACGSSSTATSTSAPTAAGSGGAGSSSSSAAGTVTSSGTLVVDTAFQLKTADPGRMFEPTGLLIDHAMYSTLLTFAGDNVKKPVPDLASSYTASKDGKVYTFKLRTDAVFSDGTPVTSADVVFSLNRVANLKGNPSFLMAGITVTAPDAHTVVLTSATPNPAIPFIVPNSALGILNSKAVKAAGGSDDASAATSDKAETALNTKSQGAGPYTLDSYSTTTQVVMEANPKYWGTKPKYEKIIVRNVQANVQKLNVLKGQSQIAVDLSPAQADGLGSSVQTINGASPNVFFLFTNNSPAVSKVTSNPDFQDAVRYGVDYDSLVSLAGTGAVQANGIIPTMFLGSLAAGTGVKRDLAKAKAALAKSGLTNPTVTLSYPSDIQVNGLNFGDLAARVQANLKDVGITVKLAPASVQTALDSYRGGKEEMGLWEWGPDYPDPSDYLNFLPGQVVGKRANWLAGQSPALEALGKQAASTIDDATRVKQYTQIQTMMNQSGPIMPLIQPAQILVAANSVKNVKANALWLVDLSELG
- a CDS encoding ABC transporter permease is translated as MAVPGARKRSRHRDLWLFILKRLGIGLLLVLGATLVSFILTQLVPGDPAAANLGQQAVEDPGAVAAFRHKYGLDKPLPVQFLTYIWNVLHGDLGLSQQSHRPVSTDLAEYVPATFELAIFAIVLSLLIGVSLGILAAVTRDRWPDQVLRVVSLGGVSMPTFWIALMAFYLLFFKWGILPGGGRLDPTQTPPDHITGMYTVDALLHGQWSLFGSAVYHLVLPGLVLATYTIGLLLRFTRASVLEILGNDYVRAARAKGLPERTVVLRHVLRPALVSIITVAGVAFGSLLSGAVLVENIFSWPGLGQYAYLSAINLDLPAIMGVSLVVAVVYIAMNLLVDVLYGVIDPRIRLS